In a genomic window of Pseudomonas mohnii:
- the ssuD gene encoding FMNH2-dependent alkanesulfonate monooxygenase produces the protein MDVFWFLPTHGDGHYLGTTQGARPVTLNYLKQVAQAADSLGYHGVLIPTGRSCEDSWVIASALVPLTERLRYLVAIRPGIISPTVSARMAATLDRLSGGRLLINVVTGGDPDENRGDGSFLDHSERYEVTDEFLKIWRRVLQGESVDFEGKHLRVQNAKALYPPVQKPYPPLYFGGSSDAAHDLAAEQVDVYLTWGEPPAAVAQKLADVRERAARHGRTVKFGIRLHVIVRETAEEAWKAADKLIEHISDETIAAAQKSFSRFDSEGQRRMAALHDGRRDNLEISPNLWAGVGLVRGGAGTALVGDPQQVAARIKEYADLGIESFIFSGYPHLEEAYRFAELVFPLLPEPYASLAGRGVTNLTGPFGEMIANDVLPTKTKA, from the coding sequence ATGGATGTTTTCTGGTTTCTGCCGACCCACGGCGACGGCCATTACCTGGGCACCACTCAGGGCGCACGCCCGGTCACCCTCAACTACCTGAAACAAGTGGCACAGGCCGCGGACAGCCTCGGCTATCACGGTGTATTGATTCCCACCGGGCGTTCCTGCGAAGACTCGTGGGTGATCGCTTCAGCCCTGGTGCCGCTCACCGAGCGCCTGCGTTATCTGGTGGCGATCCGCCCGGGCATTATCTCGCCCACCGTGTCGGCGCGCATGGCCGCCACCCTGGATCGGCTATCCGGTGGCCGCTTGCTGATCAACGTCGTGACCGGCGGCGATCCCGACGAAAACCGTGGCGACGGCAGCTTCCTCGATCACAGCGAACGCTATGAAGTCACCGACGAGTTCCTGAAAATCTGGCGCCGGGTATTGCAAGGCGAATCGGTGGACTTCGAAGGCAAACACCTGCGGGTCCAGAACGCCAAGGCGCTGTATCCACCGGTGCAGAAACCTTATCCGCCGCTGTACTTCGGCGGCTCGTCCGATGCCGCACACGACCTGGCCGCCGAGCAGGTCGATGTCTACCTGACCTGGGGCGAACCACCGGCCGCCGTGGCGCAGAAACTCGCCGATGTCCGTGAACGTGCCGCCCGTCACGGGCGCACCGTGAAGTTCGGGATTCGTTTGCATGTGATCGTCCGCGAAACCGCTGAAGAAGCGTGGAAAGCCGCAGACAAACTGATCGAACACATCAGCGACGAAACCATTGCCGCCGCACAGAAGTCGTTCTCGCGCTTCGACTCCGAGGGCCAACGGCGCATGGCCGCGCTGCATGACGGGCGGCGCGACAACCTGGAGATCTCGCCCAATCTGTGGGCCGGTGTCGGCCTGGTGCGTGGCGGTGCCGGGACGGCGCTGGTCGGCGACCCACAGCAGGTCGCCGCGCGCATCAAGGAGTACGCGGACCTGGGGATCGAGAGTTTCATCTTCTCTGGCTACCCGCATCTCGAAGAAGCGTATCGCTTTGCCGAACTGGTCTTCCCGCTGCTGCCCGAGCCGTACGCGAGTCTCGCCGGGCGTGGCGTCACCAATCTCACCGGGCCGTTTGGCGAAATGATCGCCAATGATGTGCTGCCGACCAAAACCAAGGCCTGA
- the msuE gene encoding FMN reductase — protein sequence MSRPLKVVAVSGGTWRPSRTLVLTQALLAQLAEQLPIESKLIELGDIARPLGAALSRQELSEDVEAELQAIENADLLIVAAPVYRGSYPGLLKHLFDLIDLNALVNTPVLLAATGGSERHALVLDHQLRPLFSFFQALTLPIGVYATEADFSNYQITSELLRARIQLAAERAAPLFGVHPNNLLKIA from the coding sequence ATGTCGCGTCCATTGAAAGTCGTTGCCGTCTCCGGCGGCACCTGGCGTCCCTCCCGCACCCTGGTGCTGACCCAAGCGCTGTTGGCGCAGTTGGCCGAGCAACTGCCGATCGAGAGCAAGTTGATCGAACTGGGTGACATCGCCCGGCCATTGGGCGCGGCGCTGTCTCGCCAGGAACTGAGTGAGGACGTCGAAGCCGAACTGCAAGCGATTGAAAACGCCGATCTGCTGATTGTCGCCGCGCCGGTTTATCGCGGTTCCTACCCTGGCCTGCTCAAGCACCTGTTCGACCTGATCGATCTGAATGCACTGGTCAACACCCCGGTACTGCTGGCCGCCACCGGTGGCAGCGAACGTCATGCGCTAGTGCTCGATCATCAGCTGCGCCCCCTGTTCAGTTTTTTCCAGGCGTTGACCTTGCCGATTGGCGTCTATGCCACCGAAGCCGATTTCTCCAATTACCAGATCACCAGCGAACTGCTCAGGGCCCGCATTCAATTGGCTGCAGAACGCGCGGCGCCGTTGTTCGGCGTGCACCCCAACAATCTGCTGAAAATCGCTTAA
- a CDS encoding LysE family translocator, which translates to MTLSLDLLLGFALFALVTSITPGPNNTMLLASGVNFGFNRTIPHMLGITCGFFVLVVAVGFGLGAVFQTYPLLYTVLRYVGAAYLLYLAWKIAHSGPVSDGEQAGGKPISYLGAAAFQWVNPKAWIMAIGAISTYTPMQGYFTNVIVIAAVFALINLPSVGVWAACGTLLRNVLKDRRWLRLFNWGMAALLVASLYPLLLESFR; encoded by the coding sequence ATGACACTCTCGCTTGATCTGCTGCTGGGCTTCGCCCTGTTCGCCCTTGTCACTTCAATCACGCCTGGCCCAAACAACACGATGTTGTTGGCATCCGGCGTGAACTTCGGCTTTAACCGCACCATTCCTCACATGCTTGGCATTACCTGCGGATTTTTCGTGCTGGTCGTGGCGGTGGGCTTTGGCCTGGGTGCGGTGTTTCAGACGTATCCATTGCTCTACACCGTGCTGCGTTATGTCGGTGCCGCGTATTTGCTGTATCTGGCGTGGAAAATCGCCCATTCCGGGCCGGTCTCGGACGGCGAACAGGCTGGGGGGAAACCCATCAGCTACCTCGGCGCCGCTGCGTTCCAATGGGTCAACCCCAAAGCCTGGATCATGGCCATTGGTGCCATCAGTACCTACACGCCGATGCAGGGTTATTTCACCAATGTCATCGTGATTGCCGCGGTATTCGCCCTGATCAACCTGCCGAGCGTTGGCGTTTGGGCTGCGTGCGGCACGCTGTTGCGTAACGTCCTGAAGGACCGTCGCTGGTTGCGCTTGTTCAACTGGGGCATGGCCGCGTTGCTGGTGGCTTCGCTGTATCCGCTGTTGCTCGAAAGCTTTCGCTGA
- a CDS encoding cysteine desulfurase family protein — MNKRPLYFDYAATTPVDERVIKVMVECLGFSGNFGNPASSSHAFGQQARQTVEQARRQVAELVGATPEQIVWTSGATESNNLALKGVSQARGVAGGHIITSQIEHKAILDTARQLQDAGVAVTYLVPDADGLITAQAVSEAMREDTFLVSLMLVNNELGTVNDIPAIGQVVRDRDALFHVDAAQGAGKVQIDLAQWPADLMSFSAHKLYGPKGIGALYVGPRAHQRLQAQIHGGGHEGGLRSGTLATHQIAAMGAAFALAAAAFDHEKALIVGLRERLLDQLLGIPGVRLNGSPTRRIPHTLSLTFSEGEFNSAALLASIAFSATSACNSASNAPSHVLLALGHDARLASRTIRLSLGRFTTEQDIDQAVQLIKTACASAPAFWQ, encoded by the coding sequence ATGAATAAACGTCCGTTGTATTTCGACTATGCCGCCACCACGCCGGTGGATGAGCGGGTCATCAAGGTCATGGTCGAGTGTCTGGGTTTCAGCGGCAACTTTGGCAACCCGGCATCCAGCTCCCACGCATTCGGCCAACAGGCCCGGCAAACGGTCGAGCAGGCACGGCGCCAGGTCGCCGAACTGGTCGGCGCCACGCCTGAACAGATCGTCTGGACTTCCGGCGCAACCGAATCGAACAACCTTGCCCTCAAGGGCGTTTCCCAGGCCCGCGGCGTTGCCGGCGGCCACATCATCACCAGCCAGATCGAACACAAGGCCATCCTCGATACCGCAAGACAATTGCAGGACGCGGGTGTGGCAGTGACCTATCTGGTGCCGGACGCCGACGGCCTGATCACCGCGCAAGCCGTCAGCGAAGCCATGCGCGAGGACACCTTCCTGGTGTCGCTGATGCTGGTCAACAACGAGCTGGGCACGGTCAACGACATCCCGGCCATCGGCCAGGTGGTGCGCGATCGCGACGCCTTGTTTCATGTCGATGCGGCGCAGGGTGCGGGCAAAGTGCAGATCGATCTGGCGCAATGGCCGGCGGATCTGATGTCGTTCTCGGCGCACAAACTCTATGGCCCCAAAGGCATTGGTGCGTTGTATGTCGGGCCGCGCGCGCACCAGCGTTTGCAGGCGCAGATTCACGGTGGTGGTCACGAGGGTGGCCTGCGTTCCGGGACCCTGGCCACTCACCAGATTGCCGCCATGGGCGCGGCATTTGCCCTGGCGGCGGCTGCGTTCGATCACGAAAAAGCCTTGATCGTGGGACTGCGTGAACGCCTGCTCGATCAATTGCTGGGCATTCCCGGCGTGCGCCTTAATGGCAGCCCGACCCGGCGCATCCCTCATACCCTGAGCCTGACCTTCAGTGAAGGCGAGTTCAATTCGGCGGCGTTGCTCGCGTCGATCGCGTTTTCCGCGACCTCGGCCTGCAATTCCGCAAGCAATGCCCCGTCCCATGTGCTGCTGGCCCTGGGGCATGACGCGCGTTTGGCGAGTCGCACCATTCGCTTGAGCCTGGGGCGTTTCACCACCGAGCAGGATATCGATCAAGCGGTACAACTGATTAAAACGGCCTGCGCCAGTGCTCCGGCATTCTGGCAGTAG
- a CDS encoding aminopeptidase P family protein — protein sequence MSTQSSINGSVPQRLVQTRELMSHEGIHALLVPSADPHLSEYLPGYWQGRQWLSGFHGSVGTLIVTADFAGVWADSRYWEQATKELKGSGIELVKLQPGQPGPLDWLAEQTPEGGVVAVDGAVMAVASARTLSGKLEERGARLRTDIDLLSEVWSDRPSLPNAPIYQHLPPQATVSRGEKLAILRETLLARGADWHFIATLDDIAWLFNLRGGDVSFNPVFVSFALINQQQATLFVALSKVDAELRAVLEQDGVTLRDYSEVADALRVVPKGASLLVDPARVTAGLLDNLDSGVKLIEGLNPTTLAKSQKSLADAEHIRQAMEQDGAALCEFFTWLDSALTGSERITELTIDEKLTAARERRPGYVSLSFNTIAAFNANGAMPHYHATEEEHAVIEGDGLLLIDSGGQYLGGTTDITRMVPVGTPTAEQKRDCTRVLKGVIALSRAQFPKGILSPLLDSIARAPIWAESVDYGHGTGHGVGYFLNVHEGPQVIAYQAAPAPQTAMQPGMITSIEPGTYRPGRWGVRIENLAMNREAGTSEFGEFLKFETLTLCPIDTRCLEPSLLTEEEKQWFNAYHAEVRERLSPLLDGAALEWLNTRTAAI from the coding sequence ATGAGTACGCAGTCTTCGATCAATGGATCGGTGCCCCAGCGCCTGGTGCAAACCCGTGAACTGATGAGCCACGAGGGTATTCACGCCCTGCTGGTGCCGTCGGCGGACCCGCACCTGTCCGAATACCTGCCGGGCTACTGGCAGGGCCGGCAGTGGTTGTCGGGCTTCCATGGCTCGGTCGGCACCCTGATCGTGACTGCGGACTTTGCTGGTGTCTGGGCCGACAGCCGTTACTGGGAGCAGGCGACCAAGGAACTCAAGGGCAGCGGCATCGAACTGGTCAAGCTGCAACCGGGTCAACCGGGGCCGCTGGACTGGCTGGCTGAGCAAACCCCGGAAGGCGGTGTGGTCGCGGTCGATGGTGCGGTGATGGCCGTGGCCTCCGCACGTACGTTGAGCGGCAAGCTGGAGGAGCGTGGCGCTCGTCTGCGCACGGATATCGATCTGTTGAGCGAGGTCTGGAGCGACCGCCCGAGCCTGCCGAATGCACCGATCTATCAGCACTTGCCTCCGCAGGCGACCGTCAGCCGTGGCGAAAAACTCGCCATACTGCGGGAAACCCTGCTGGCGCGCGGCGCTGACTGGCATTTCATCGCCACCCTCGATGACATCGCCTGGCTGTTCAACCTGCGCGGCGGCGATGTGTCGTTCAATCCGGTGTTTGTTTCCTTCGCCTTGATCAACCAGCAGCAGGCCACCCTGTTCGTGGCGTTGAGCAAGGTCGATGCCGAGCTGCGTGCGGTCCTTGAACAGGACGGCGTGACCCTGCGCGATTACAGCGAAGTGGCCGACGCGCTGCGGGTCGTTCCGAAAGGGGCGAGCTTGCTGGTCGACCCGGCGCGGGTCACGGCGGGATTGCTGGATAACCTCGACAGCGGCGTCAAGTTGATCGAAGGCTTGAACCCGACCACCCTGGCCAAGTCGCAAAAAAGCCTGGCTGACGCCGAGCACATCCGTCAGGCCATGGAGCAGGATGGCGCGGCGCTATGCGAATTCTTCACCTGGCTGGACTCGGCACTCACGGGCAGCGAACGCATCACCGAGCTGACCATCGATGAGAAACTGACCGCCGCCCGTGAACGCCGCCCGGGTTATGTGTCGCTGAGCTTCAACACCATCGCCGCGTTCAACGCCAACGGCGCCATGCCGCATTACCACGCCACCGAAGAAGAACACGCGGTGATCGAAGGTGATGGTCTGCTGCTGATCGATTCCGGCGGCCAGTACTTGGGGGGCACCACGGACATCACGCGGATGGTCCCGGTCGGTACACCGACGGCCGAGCAGAAGCGCGATTGCACTCGTGTGCTCAAAGGCGTGATTGCCTTGTCCCGTGCGCAATTCCCGAAAGGCATCCTGTCGCCGCTGCTGGACTCGATTGCCCGTGCGCCGATCTGGGCCGAAAGCGTCGATTACGGCCATGGCACCGGTCACGGCGTTGGCTACTTCCTCAACGTTCACGAAGGTCCGCAAGTCATTGCCTACCAGGCCGCACCCGCACCGCAAACCGCGATGCAACCGGGCATGATCACCTCTATCGAACCAGGCACTTACCGTCCGGGCCGTTGGGGTGTGCGGATCGAAAACCTGGCAATGAACCGCGAAGCGGGCACCAGTGAATTCGGCGAATTCCTGAAGTTCGAAACCTTGACACTGTGTCCGATCGACACCCGGTGCCTGGAGCCGTCGCTGCTGACGGAAGAAGAAAAGCAATGGTTCAATGCTTACCACGCCGAAGTGCGCGAGCGCTTGAGCCCGTTGCTCGACGGTGCGGCACTGGAGTGGTTGAACACCCGTACCGCGGCTATTTGA
- a CDS encoding LysR family transcriptional regulator: MRNPVDKLNAMAIFVRVVERGSFSAVAREMQTSQPTISKVLRALETELGGKLITRSTRRLSLTDEGQRYYSECRQILAAVDAAEHSFQSGREMIAGHLRIGSSVSFGRLQIAPRLPAFLKRYPEIEIDLQLNDQNQDLVSEGLDVTFRIGQLNDSGLIARHIGTTHRVTVATPAYLKQHGQPQTPQQLSKHNCLLFNLLNSQNLWVYERDEQLHEVRIKGNAQSNNSEAIREMVLGGLGIALSPVWLFSEDLKAGRVIAILREYTAQSLPIHAVSPANRRQSARVKAFVDYMSQALQAAPELQAVK, translated from the coding sequence ATGAGAAATCCCGTGGACAAACTCAATGCAATGGCCATTTTCGTCCGGGTGGTCGAACGCGGCAGCTTTTCCGCCGTCGCCCGGGAAATGCAGACCAGCCAGCCGACCATCAGTAAAGTACTGCGCGCCCTGGAAACCGAACTGGGTGGAAAGCTGATCACACGCAGTACCCGTCGGTTATCCCTGACCGATGAAGGCCAGCGCTACTACAGCGAATGCCGACAAATCCTCGCCGCCGTCGATGCAGCCGAGCACAGTTTCCAATCCGGCAGAGAAATGATCGCCGGTCACCTGCGCATCGGCTCGTCGGTCAGCTTCGGGCGCTTGCAGATTGCTCCGCGCCTGCCGGCATTCCTCAAGCGATATCCAGAGATTGAAATCGACCTGCAACTGAATGATCAGAACCAGGACCTGGTCAGTGAAGGTCTGGATGTGACGTTCAGGATCGGGCAATTGAATGACAGTGGCCTGATCGCTCGTCACATCGGTACCACCCACCGGGTAACCGTCGCAACTCCCGCCTACCTCAAGCAACACGGTCAACCACAAACACCGCAGCAATTGAGCAAACACAACTGCCTGCTATTCAACCTGCTGAACAGTCAGAACCTATGGGTTTACGAGCGCGACGAACAACTTCACGAGGTGCGGATCAAGGGCAACGCCCAAAGCAACAACTCCGAGGCGATCCGCGAGATGGTGCTGGGAGGCTTGGGGATTGCGTTATCGCCGGTCTGGCTGTTCAGCGAGGATCTGAAAGCCGGCAGAGTGATAGCGATTTTGCGGGAGTACACCGCGCAATCGCTGCCAATACATGCGGTGTCCCCGGCGAATCGTCGCCAATCCGCCAGGGTCAAAGCCTTTGTCGACTACATGAGCCAGGCACTACAAGCAGCGCCCGAACTGCAGGCGGTCAAATAG
- a CDS encoding zinc-dependent alcohol dehydrogenase family protein produces the protein MNDSLHMRALMVDSANAPLRLASIQRPVPGAGQVLVRVAASGVNPLDGKIRSGQATHARQSLPAVLGMDLAGTIEASGEDVRDWLPGDEVYAMATGIGGVQGSLAEYAVVDARLLARKPVNLSMREAAGLPLVLITAWEGLVDRARVRAGQKVLIHGGAGGVGHVAVQIARAFGAKVFATGSTGQQEIIEGLGATFIDYRKTSVEAYVAEHTDGEGFDIVYDTVGGETLDASFKAARVYHGHVVSCLGWGQHSLAPLSFRGATYSGVFTLLPLLTGKGREHHGRILQEAARLIEAGSVVPILDPHRFNLESAEAAHELLLSGAAQGRLVIDI, from the coding sequence ATGAATGACTCACTGCATATGCGCGCGCTGATGGTTGACTCTGCTAATGCCCCCCTGCGCCTGGCTTCGATTCAGCGACCGGTGCCCGGAGCCGGACAGGTACTGGTGCGGGTCGCTGCCAGCGGGGTAAATCCGTTGGACGGGAAAATCCGATCGGGGCAGGCCACCCACGCGCGCCAGTCACTGCCAGCGGTACTGGGTATGGATCTGGCGGGCACCATCGAAGCCTCAGGCGAGGACGTCCGTGATTGGCTGCCCGGCGACGAGGTGTATGCCATGGCGACGGGGATCGGCGGTGTCCAGGGTTCACTGGCTGAGTACGCGGTGGTCGATGCGCGTCTGCTGGCGCGCAAGCCGGTCAATCTGAGCATGCGCGAAGCGGCGGGATTGCCGTTGGTGTTGATTACGGCATGGGAGGGATTGGTTGACCGCGCTCGGGTGCGTGCGGGTCAGAAAGTGCTGATTCACGGTGGTGCGGGAGGTGTCGGTCATGTGGCGGTGCAAATCGCCCGCGCGTTCGGTGCCAAGGTGTTCGCCACCGGGTCGACGGGACAGCAGGAAATCATCGAAGGCTTGGGCGCGACCTTCATTGATTACCGCAAGACCTCGGTGGAGGCCTATGTGGCTGAGCACACGGACGGGGAGGGTTTTGACATTGTCTATGACACGGTCGGCGGTGAAACCCTGGATGCGTCATTCAAGGCGGCGCGGGTCTATCACGGTCATGTGGTGAGTTGCCTCGGTTGGGGGCAGCACAGCCTGGCACCGCTGTCCTTTCGCGGAGCAACCTATTCCGGCGTGTTCACCTTGTTACCGTTGTTGACAGGGAAGGGGCGTGAGCACCATGGCCGTATCCTTCAGGAGGCGGCGCGGCTGATAGAAGCGGGCAGTGTGGTGCCCATTCTCGATCCGCACCGGTTCAACCTGGAATCCGCCGAGGCCGCCCATGAGCTGCTCCTGTCGGGAGCGGCGCAAGGGCGGTTGGTCATCGACATTTAA
- a CDS encoding 2-hydroxychromene-2-carboxylate isomerase, producing MSKTVEFYFDLGSPATYLAYTQLPKICERTGSQLTYIPILLGGVFKATGNASPATVPAKGRYMFQDLDRYAKRYGVPLKFNPHFPINTLMLMRAVTGMQLRHPERFATFIDCLFKALWVDGRNLDEPATVAAVLTENGFDPNEVLTLTADEHIKAALKDNTEKAVQRGVFGAPSMFVDNQLFFGQDRLDFVVEALG from the coding sequence ATGAGCAAAACCGTGGAATTCTATTTTGACCTGGGCAGCCCGGCCACCTATCTGGCATACACGCAGCTGCCAAAGATCTGTGAGCGAACCGGCAGCCAGCTGACCTATATTCCGATCCTGCTCGGCGGCGTGTTCAAAGCCACCGGCAACGCCTCGCCAGCGACCGTCCCGGCCAAGGGCCGCTACATGTTTCAGGACCTCGACCGTTATGCCAAACGCTACGGCGTGCCACTGAAATTCAACCCGCATTTCCCGATCAACACCTTGATGCTCATGCGCGCCGTCACCGGCATGCAGCTGCGTCATCCAGAGCGCTTTGCCACCTTCATCGATTGCCTGTTCAAGGCGCTTTGGGTCGACGGTCGCAACCTCGACGAACCGGCAACGGTTGCGGCAGTGCTGACCGAGAACGGCTTTGACCCCAACGAAGTGCTGACCCTGACCGCCGATGAGCACATCAAGGCCGCGCTCAAGGACAACACTGAGAAAGCGGTGCAACGCGGCGTTTTCGGCGCACCCAGCATGTTTGTCGATAATCAGCTGTTCTTCGGCCAGGACCGTCTGGACTTCGTCGTGGAAGCCCTGGGTTAA
- a CDS encoding SDR family oxidoreductase, protein MNNKKVVLVVGAGDATGGAIAKRFAQEGFIACVTRRSAEKLQPLVDSIKANGDEAHGFACDARKEDDVIALVEQIESEIGPIEAFVFNIGANVPCSILEETSRKYFKIWEMACFSGFLNAREVAKRMAKRERGTILFTGATAGMRGAAGFAAFAGAKHGIRALAQSMARELGPMNIHVAHIIVDGAIDTDFIRDNFPEKYATKDQDGILNPDHIAENYWYLHSQPRDAWTFELDLRPWNERW, encoded by the coding sequence ATGAATAACAAGAAGGTCGTACTGGTTGTAGGGGCAGGTGATGCCACAGGTGGCGCCATCGCCAAACGCTTTGCACAGGAAGGTTTCATCGCCTGCGTCACACGGCGCAGTGCGGAAAAACTCCAGCCGCTGGTAGATTCCATCAAGGCCAATGGTGACGAGGCCCATGGTTTTGCCTGCGATGCACGCAAGGAAGATGACGTGATCGCACTGGTCGAGCAGATCGAAAGCGAAATTGGCCCCATCGAGGCGTTCGTGTTCAACATCGGCGCCAACGTGCCTTGCAGTATTCTCGAAGAAACCTCCCGCAAGTATTTCAAGATTTGGGAAATGGCCTGTTTCTCAGGGTTTCTCAATGCCCGTGAAGTGGCCAAACGCATGGCCAAACGGGAACGGGGCACGATCCTCTTCACCGGAGCCACTGCTGGAATGCGTGGTGCCGCAGGCTTTGCCGCATTTGCAGGTGCCAAGCACGGGATTCGTGCATTGGCGCAAAGCATGGCTCGCGAACTAGGGCCGATGAACATCCATGTCGCCCACATCATCGTCGACGGCGCCATCGATACCGATTTCATCCGCGACAACTTCCCCGAAAAGTACGCGACCAAGGACCAGGACGGCATCCTCAATCCCGATCACATTGCCGAGAACTACTGGTACCTGCACAGCCAGCCACGCGACGCCTGGACCTTTGAACTGGACCTGCGCCCCTGGAACGAACGCTGGTAA
- a CDS encoding TetR/AcrR family transcriptional regulator produces the protein MRYSANHKLETKEKLLQSSSVSAKKSGFSSVGVDGLMKAIGLSGGAFYNHFSSKDELFASIVERELRQSLERLGADQDRDKLERCLKHYLSMSHVDHPETGCALPVLGAEIARSDVVIRQQAEHWICQLQESWAQVLESDSLAWAILSQCIGALVVARMLVTPELQRRVLKSSYDETSRQIASPRA, from the coding sequence ATGCGTTACTCGGCCAATCACAAGCTGGAAACCAAGGAAAAACTGCTGCAAAGCAGCTCGGTGTCGGCCAAGAAGTCTGGTTTTTCCAGTGTGGGCGTGGACGGCTTGATGAAAGCGATCGGTTTGAGCGGGGGCGCGTTCTACAACCATTTCTCGTCGAAGGACGAGCTGTTCGCGTCCATTGTCGAGCGTGAGTTGCGTCAAAGCCTGGAACGACTGGGGGCTGATCAGGACCGGGATAAACTCGAGCGATGCTTGAAGCATTACTTGAGCATGTCCCACGTCGATCATCCGGAAACCGGTTGTGCATTACCGGTCCTGGGTGCCGAGATCGCCCGTTCCGACGTAGTGATACGGCAGCAGGCAGAGCACTGGATCTGCCAGCTTCAGGAAAGCTGGGCGCAGGTACTAGAGAGCGACAGCCTGGCTTGGGCCATTCTGTCGCAGTGCATCGGGGCGTTGGTGGTGGCTCGGATGCTCGTTACTCCGGAGCTGCAGCGCAGGGTGCTGAAGTCCAGTTATGATGAGACCAGCCGCCAGATTGCAAGTCCGAGAGCCTGA
- the rhtA gene encoding threonine/homoserine exporter RhtA has product MNDQPRSLASTLFSVGLLLIAMASIQSGASLAKSMFPIVGAQGTTTLRLIFASVIMLLLLRPWRAKLTAKSLRTVIVYGMALGGMNFLFYMSLRTVPLGIAVALEFTGPLAVAIYASRRAIDFLWIALAAVGLLLLIPTGATTASIDLVGAGYALGAGACWALYILFGQKAGADNGVQTAALGVMIAALFVAPIGIVHAGAALLTPSLIPIALGVAILSTALPYTLEMVALTRMPARTFGTLMSIEPAIGALSGLLFLHEYLSLSQWMAILCIILASVGATMTMGSAAKPAVAAD; this is encoded by the coding sequence ATGAATGATCAGCCTCGCAGCCTTGCCTCGACCTTGTTTTCGGTCGGCCTGCTATTAATAGCCATGGCATCGATCCAGTCCGGAGCCTCCCTGGCCAAAAGCATGTTCCCTATTGTCGGCGCACAGGGAACCACCACTCTGCGCCTGATCTTTGCCAGCGTAATCATGCTGCTGTTGCTCCGACCATGGCGGGCGAAGCTCACGGCAAAATCGCTGCGCACTGTCATCGTCTATGGCATGGCACTGGGCGGAATGAACTTCCTCTTCTATATGTCTTTGCGCACGGTTCCGCTAGGGATCGCGGTGGCGCTGGAGTTCACCGGGCCATTGGCGGTTGCCATCTACGCTTCACGCCGAGCTATCGACTTTTTATGGATCGCCCTGGCAGCTGTCGGTCTCCTGCTATTGATTCCCACAGGAGCAACCACAGCGAGCATCGATCTGGTGGGTGCCGGTTATGCATTGGGGGCCGGTGCCTGCTGGGCGCTGTACATTCTTTTCGGCCAAAAGGCCGGTGCCGACAATGGTGTGCAAACCGCCGCGCTGGGGGTAATGATTGCTGCGCTGTTCGTAGCCCCCATCGGGATTGTTCATGCGGGGGCCGCGCTGCTGACCCCCTCACTGATCCCGATCGCCCTCGGCGTCGCCATTCTCTCCACCGCACTGCCTTACACCCTGGAGATGGTCGCCCTCACACGCATGCCGGCCAGGACTTTCGGCACATTAATGAGTATTGAACCCGCTATTGGCGCCCTTTCAGGGTTGCTGTTCCTCCACGAGTACTTGTCGCTGTCACAGTGGATGGCCATCCTGTGCATCATTCTGGCTTCCGTCGGTGCCACCATGACGATGGGCAGTGCCGCAAAGCCCGCTGTTGCGGCAGATTGA